The genomic DNA TCCGACTGGCCTTATAAAAAGGGCAGTCCGCTTTATCCAGACCAGCTCCGGCTCCAGCAGGGAGGTCTACGCTCCCGCAGCCCCGGTAAGAGTCACTCCGATCGGGCTGAGATGTCGGACGAGCCCCCTCATTCGGCAACAAGCCTGGAGGTCGGTGTGAACAAAGATAGAGAGGAAGTAGAAATGGAGAGGGAAGCAGAGAAAGACGAAGACGTGGCCGAGACAAATGGGCTGGCGGTTTTGGGTCCAGAGCCTGCGGAGACAAGAGGAGGAACCAAACGATCCAAGCAAGAAGCAGAACTCTTGATGGCGGATGTGTTCTCACTGGAAGAGCAACTCTTGCGAGCACGCTCGGTTGAAGTAGAATCAAAATTGCGACATTATAGACTCTCGAAGACGTGCCTTTCTGGGCCGGCGGCCTTGCTTTCGGAACAATGGCGCATCCTTAGCAACCATACGTCCAGTGCTAAACCCAGGTCTGACTCTGTGCCCTCTTCTTTACCTTGTTATCCCACACCAGCGTCAACGGGGCAATATGAATGCTCTGACTCTCCTGGTTTCAATCTATCTTTGCTTGGTGTTGGATACCCGTTGGCACCCGGACTCCTTTCGTATCTAAACCCAGCACTGAGCATACCAACATCAGCAAGTGCCGTGGCCACAACTGCACATGCTCAGATCTCCCCGCTACCTTTTTTGGCATCAACCGGACAGCTCGCTCATGCACAGAGACACTCTGAGCGATCTTTACTTCCGCCTCACCTGTATTACCCTTTTCTTTGTGAACACACCTTTGGAGCTACGCCCTCCTCAACCCCAGCGTCCTCTGAGACAGTTAAACTCATCAAACCGTCCACAATGAGTCTACCACCCCCTTCGTACCTTCCTAAACTAAACTCGTGGAAGGTCCCGGCTCTTCGGCCCACGTCCAGTCAAACCTCACCTGCAGCTTGGGTGTCTCCTACATGTTCTTCTCCAGAACCGAGTCATGGCGGAAAAGAAAGGCTCCGATCGAGGGAAGGGAAGGCTGGCTGGACGCAGGAAACTCCATTCATCAGAGAGCAAAGTTTGAAGAGGACAGCGGCATCATTGGGCACCCATGGTGCGCCAGTGGAGAAGAAACCTGCACTGGAGTTTCCCCTTGAGACCCTGAAAAATGCTCACAAATCCACTTCAATTGCTGCCATGGTGACCAGACGCCCACTACACAACAGGTAAGACAATAACATATAAATAAAGAATGTTAGCCTATGCTAGTCACTTTCATCGTATGGAAAAGAAATTTGCAATTAAAGAGATAAAAAGAAAGTCAAAggacatttttggggtgaacttctCTTTAAAGACATGAGGGAATCGTGCAGCTGGATGAGAAGAGGTTGAAGAGGACACATGATTTTTGACAAATGAAAATTAGTCGTAAATTAGCAACAGCCTTTGCATCAGAAGTGAGCCTAGGataccttaaaatgctgcctacataggcagctcactaggttttggaatagagCCAATGGATGATACCTGTGGCTATATATCTTTATAAGAGCATATAActgattttaatgtttaatgtggatatgtgggtgtttcttcaactttgagcccttttagcactgtggacttctagaaagtctcaattaaaaaactattataaaaaatatatatatatatatatatatatatatatatatatatatatatatatatatatatatatatatatatatatatatatatatttatatatatatttgcctgcTAACGAtgttcaaaaatgtatgtatgcatcacgggagatttatgtcattttttaaaattttatctGAAacaatttccagcacatctcaaattctgtatttt from Xyrauchen texanus isolate HMW12.3.18 chromosome 41, RBS_HiC_50CHRs, whole genome shotgun sequence includes the following:
- the LOC127633988 gene encoding proline-rich protein 35-like, whose protein sequence is MSKDDCKVGCKHKERKPKKPHYIPRPWGKPYNYKCFQCPFTCMEKSHLYNHMKYSLCKNSLSLLIESDWPYKKGSPLYPDQLRLQQGGLRSRSPGKSHSDRAEMSDEPPHSATSLEVGVNKDREEVEMEREAEKDEDVAETNGLAVLGPEPAETRGGTKRSKQEAELLMADVFSLEEQLLRARSVEVESKLRHYRLSKTCLSGPAALLSEQWRILSNHTSSAKPRSDSVPSSLPCYPTPASTGQYECSDSPGFNLSLLGVGYPLAPGLLSYLNPALSIPTSASAVATTAHAQISPLPFLASTGQLAHAQRHSERSLLPPHLYYPFLCEHTFGATPSSTPASSETVKLIKPSTMSLPPPSYLPKLNSWKVPALRPTSSQTSPAAWVSPTCSSPEPSHGGKERLRSREGKAGWTQETPFIREQSLKRTAASLGTHGAPVEKKPALEFPLETLKNAHKSTSIAAMVTRRPLHNSDPTSPLHMSEPLEARQRGMERDTDPAAALLQDFSTLLQEYQSTEQRAAAVPEQSHLWAHLGKIRSALSHIQQALEQTARSNDGPLDLSIKKASNTNAPGDATMRGVLGETKELVDENCSDTEEEEDDDDKDDRETVERRSSFKEQRKCSLDALMKLNQSVVNTEVLTNRRLALRGGAAEALWHSRTTKCEADSSVLLCSKTPNIPPSIQHLDTLCPTSPLTATDTMV